Genomic window (Magnetospirillum sp. 15-1):
TTATAAGTCAGCTTCCTGAAGAGAGTTGGGCGCGCCTAAGGAAGTATCTCAGCGAATCGGAATAGACACCTATTGTCAACTGGCAGCCCCGGTCAGGACAAGTACCGATACTTCAACTTTATGCCTTTTAAGCTCCTCATTGGATAGAGATCCAATGAGGAGACCGGCAAGTATCAGAGGGCTTGCACGCCCCCCCCTTCCACGTGTCCGACTACCAAATGCACGCCATGTGGGCGCTGCGTTGCTCCGTTATTAACCTATCTGCCATAGCGCCTATATAGACGACGAGAATGCAAGCTCACCCGGCCGCAGCGCACAGGCGTCCCTCTTGGTACGCACCGCTGCCCGACCCCGATCCGCCAACAATGGGTTCACCACCGAACCGAGCAATAGACCGGACAGAATGAGAGCCGCATTGCGGTGCAGTTTGGCGACGCCAGGAAGGCCACTGGTCGCGTCTCCGTACTCCGCCACAAGTGCGAAATCAATCAGCTTGCAGGCCTGACCCTGGTGAGCACTAATCGCCTCGACGAGGGCGGTCCCAACTTCGTCCAGCATATCAAGCAGCATGAAGGCGCGCGTGCCGCCAGGACCTCGGTGCGCCCAGAGCGCTTGCATATTGGCGATATCGGCTTTGGCAATAAAGGAGCACGCCTTGGAGAGGATGGGCTCGACGGCGATAGCCAGTGCCTCCGGCATTTGCGCCGAGAGACACTTCGCTAAGGCTGCATCGAGACGCAAGCTCTTGATCGCTTTTGAGGTACCGAAGAAAAAGGCCAGCCGCCACTCGACAACGGGCCTGGAGGTGTCATTGCATATCTCGAAGCGGACACCGCTTTTAAGCTGCAGGCTTGGGATCGCGAATTTGAAGGTTCTACTCGCTGGATAGCTTGCGCCAACTCGATCGGGCGGCGTTTCGAGAGGCAAAGGTTTGGGTCGCGTGAGGCCTTGAGCCGCCATTGAAAGGCTTGGCACGGCGCGAGAGCAATGCCCCTGGAGGACGTGTCCCATCAGATAGGAAAAGGCTGGCGGTACGGCGTTGCCGATCATCCGCAGCTTCTGACCATAGTTCGCCCCATAAAATTGAAATGTCACGGGGAAGCCCTGTAGGCTTGCGCGCTCGCGAAGCGTAAGCCGTCGGAAGGCGCCTTCGGGTTCTGCGGCTTGAATGACGATGCTCTCACGAGAGACTCGAGTGCATGTGGCGGTGATCGTGCGTACAGAGCGATCGAGCGGGTCCGGGAAAGGCATTGCGTTGTACACGGTGTGCGTCGTCTTGTTGGCGCAGTTTATCCTGACTTCCTCCTCGCTCAGCGCATCCTCTGCGACATGATCTGTGAGGTCCGAACGCGGGATCGAGAGGCCGAAGAGAGGGTCTACGATTGGGTCCGAGGAGAGCGCCGCAACGATCTCGCCGAGAGTCCGGGGCTGGGCCGCCGCGCGATAGTCTTCGAGCAGATCGATGTCGAAGTTGCCGGCGATGCACCGGCGACGGCGCTGTGGCAGCCCATATTCCGCCATATCGACGATATGCGTGACACAACCCAGATGGCGGAATGCATCGAGCTTCCCGCCCTCTTCTAGCTCTGCCTCGATGATCTTCGCTACGCGCGGTACATTCTCCATTGCCCAGACGCGCGGCTTAAGATGATCGACGATGGCCAGGAACCGCTTGATGTCCTCAAGACCGTCCGCAATGTCTCCGCCACCGCCGCGATTGCTGAAAGAGAATTGCGTGCATGGCGGGCTGCCCACGACAACGTCGATGTCCGTCGGCAAATCTTCAAATGAAAGTCGACGGATGTCGACCGTCTGGGCTTGATGGGAATTGTTCTTGAAATTTGTCTCGTTAGCGGGCCCCCAGTACTCATAGGAGGCGATCACATCGATGCCAGCGAGGCGCAGGCCAAGTGACCACCCCCCTACACCCGAATAGAGATCGATCGCTCGCAATTTGCGCATAATGAGCACCCACCAATATCACTATTACTGGTGCCCATAGAATCTGAAAAGTGCGAGTCTGGCAAGATCTGATGTGCCGTCTCACCTCCTTTTCGGCATTTTAGTCCCGTCGATCAGGCTATCGCATCACCTCGCCGCCCGTCTCCTCTCACTCGGCATCACCCACGGCACCTGATCAAGCGTCCCCATATCGATGATCTCTCGACCGGCATGGATCGCGGTTTCAGCGGCGAGCGCGAGTAGCTTACAGGTCTCTCCGGTCAGCCCCTCCGACATGGCATGAATGCGGCCGATCAACTCTTTCGAGCGGAAATCGCTCTCCTGCCGCAGTTCCAGGCTCTGGGCGTAGCGTGCCACGAACAGGGCGTACTCCCGGCTGACGCTCCAGCGCGGGATGCCGATCGGCTCGAACCGGTTGCCCAATTGCTGGTCGGTCTGGAAGACCCGAACCGCATCCTGGGTGCCCATGGCCACCACAGGGATCTTCAGCTCGTTGCTGAGGCTCTTCAGGCTGTTCAGCACCATGGAGCGCTGATCGACCTTGCCGATCAGGAAGTTGCTCACCTCGTCGAGGATCAGCACCCGGGTGCCGACGGCGGTCAGCAGTTGGAGCAGTTGGTCCCATTTGGCCTGGGGCCGGGCCGTCGATCGGTAGGGGGCGCCCAGTGACCGCAGGATCGCATCGTAGAGGCCGCTGATATCGGCATAGGGCGGGGCATGGGCATAGACCACCGGGCGCTTGCCAAAATCGGGGCTATCTTCCGCCGGGCTGTGGTCGCGGACGAACTTCTGCGCCAGGGCGGTCTTGCCGTTGTTGGTGTCGCTATAGATCAGGCTGCACGGCGGCCGAACCACCTTGGGGTGGTCGTACAGCCAGGCGAAGACGATGCCGAGGATTGCTTCGCCCGCCTCGTACGCGACATAGCGCGGGCTGCGAATGCGGCGGATGCGGCCCTCAAGCTCATCCTGAGGGAAATCCAGCGGCAGCATGGGCGCCGGATTCAGCGCGAACAGATCG
Coding sequences:
- a CDS encoding DNA cytosine methyltransferase — translated: MRKLRAIDLYSGVGGWSLGLRLAGIDVIASYEYWGPANETNFKNNSHQAQTVDIRRLSFEDLPTDIDVVVGSPPCTQFSFSNRGGGGDIADGLEDIKRFLAIVDHLKPRVWAMENVPRVAKIIEAELEEGGKLDAFRHLGCVTHIVDMAEYGLPQRRRRCIAGNFDIDLLEDYRAAAQPRTLGEIVAALSSDPIVDPLFGLSIPRSDLTDHVAEDALSEEEVRINCANKTTHTVYNAMPFPDPLDRSVRTITATCTRVSRESIVIQAAEPEGAFRRLTLRERASLQGFPVTFQFYGANYGQKLRMIGNAVPPAFSYLMGHVLQGHCSRAVPSLSMAAQGLTRPKPLPLETPPDRVGASYPASRTFKFAIPSLQLKSGVRFEICNDTSRPVVEWRLAFFFGTSKAIKSLRLDAALAKCLSAQMPEALAIAVEPILSKACSFIAKADIANMQALWAHRGPGGTRAFMLLDMLDEVGTALVEAISAHQGQACKLIDFALVAEYGDATSGLPGVAKLHRNAALILSGLLLGSVVNPLLADRGRAAVRTKRDACALRPGELAFSSSI
- a CDS encoding TniB family NTP-binding protein; translated protein: MVTPDLFALNPAPMLPLDFPQDELEGRIRRIRSPRYVAYEAGEAILGIVFAWLYDHPKVVRPPCSLIYSDTNNGKTALAQKFVRDHSPAEDSPDFGKRPVVYAHAPPYADISGLYDAILRSLGAPYRSTARPQAKWDQLLQLLTAVGTRVLILDEVSNFLIGKVDQRSMVLNSLKSLSNELKIPVVAMGTQDAVRVFQTDQQLGNRFEPIGIPRWSVSREYALFVARYAQSLELRQESDFRSKELIGRIHAMSEGLTGETCKLLALAAETAIHAGREIIDMGTLDQVPWVMPSERRRAAR